Proteins from a genomic interval of Triplophysa dalaica isolate WHDGS20190420 chromosome 13, ASM1584641v1, whole genome shotgun sequence:
- the marcksa gene encoding myristoylated alanine-rich protein kinase C substrate a, whose protein sequence is MGAQFSKTAANGETVAEKPGEAAASPSKTNGQENGHVKVNGDASPSAAEGKEEVQANGSTETEEAPKEEKEKAEDSSAEKSPDGEKEKNGPVASTEEEAAKAEDGATPSTSNDTPKKKKKHFSFKKSFKLSGFSFKKAKKETGEGQGGEEGAVSDEAKTEGAEAAECDMSKETKPVEESAPATDSPPEEEPKASSPGTEEPKDEVNPSEPAIAEPTLSPTEAPAPEETAPAAQEVESSPAPPVESTAE, encoded by the exons ATGGGAGCGCAATTCTCTAAGACAGCTGCAAATGGAGAGACTGTGGCAGAAAAACCCGGAGAGGCTGCAGCTTCACCATCTAAAACCAACGGGCAG GAAAATGGCCATGTGAAGGTGAATGGGGATGCATCTCCATCAGCTGCTGAGGGCAAAGAGGAGGTTCAAGCCAATGGCAGCACTGAAACCGAAGAGGCACcgaaagaagagaaagaaaaagctGAGGATTCTTCTGCTGAAAAGAGCCCAGatggagaaaaagaaaaaaacggaCCAGTTGCTTCCACTGAAGAGGAGGCTGCAAAAGCTGAGGATGGTGCCACTCCCTCTACAAGCAATGATACACCCAAGAAAAAGAAGAAGCATTTCTCCTTCAAGAAATCCTTCAAGTTAAGtggtttttctttcaaaaaagcCAAAAAGGAAACAGGAGAAGGACAGGGCGGTGAGGAGGGCGCCGTCAGTGACGAGGCAAAAACAGAGGGAGCTGAAGCTGCAGAATGCGATATGTCTAAAGAGACCAAACCAGTAGAGGAGTCGGCGCCTGCCACGGACAGTCCA CCAGAAGAGGAGCCCAAGGCTTCTAGTCCTGGCACAGAGGAGCCCAAAGATGAAGTGAACCCATCAGAGCCAGCGATCGCTGAACCCACTCTTTCTCCAACTGAAGCACCTGCACCAGAGGAAACCGCTCCTGCTGCACAGGAAGTGGAATCCAGTCCAGCTCCCCCTGTGGAATCCACTGCCGAGTAA